The genomic stretch GTGCGGGCGTGGCAGGGCGGTCCTGTTCCGAGCAGGACACGAGCAGGAACGCGGCGAGCAGGATTGAAAAGATCCTGCGAGTGTGAATGCGCATCTTCCCCCCCCGAAGATTGGTGCGGATTCCAACGGAACGAAATCGAAGCCTTACGGGCGTGCGTGATGGCAGGCCGCGCTCTGCAGGTTGTCGACAGTGTCCGCGCTTGTCATGGATAGCCGATCTCCGGACAAGCCGCAACGCGCAAGGGAGGGTAGGGGGCGTTCGGTCAGTCCGCGCAGGCTTGCCCGGACTCAGTTTCGCGGGTTTGCGACGTTTTTGCGGACTGGGCCAGCACCTTGGGCAGCCGGACCGTGAAGCGCGACCCCTTGCCCGGCTCGGATTCCACGACGATGGAGCCGCCGTGCTGTTCCACGATCTGGTTGGACATGAACAGCCCCAGCCCCGTGCCGCGGTCGCCCTTGGAGGAGAAGAACAGGGTGAAGAGCTTGTTGCGGGTTTCCTGGTCCATGCCCATGCCGTTGTCCTCGATGCCGAAGAGCACGTCGTCCCCGCGTTCCGAGAGATGGAAGCGGATGACGTGGTCCTTGGCGGAGCCGGCTTCGCCCTTGGCGCCGCTCTTGTCCATGAGGCAGGCGTCCACGGCGTTTTCCAGGAGGTTGACCAGCGCGGAGCTGACGATGCCGGGATCGACCTCGAACTCGCCCAGGTCCGGGGCGAAGTCTCGAATGAAGGAAATGCCGTTGTCCTGGGCCTTGGCCTCGGCGATGTCCGCGACCTGGTTCGCGAATTCCAGGGCGTCCACCCGTTCCCAGCGCAGGTCGCGCTTCTTGGCGTAGTAGAGGATGTCGAGGACCATGGCGCGGATGCGGCCGACCATCTGCCGGACCACCTTCCAGCCCGCCTGGACCTGCTTCTCGTTGCCCTTCTTGAATCCGGAGTCCACGCGGTAGATGCCGCCGTCCAGCGCTGTCAGCAGCCCCTTGACCCCGTGGGAAACGGTGCCGAGGAGCAGGCCGAGGTTGGTCAGGTGGTCCTGGAGCCGCCGGATCTGGGTGATGTCCGTGGACAGCTCCATGACCTGCTCGACCCTGCCTGCCGCGTCGAGGATAGGCGCGGTCTGGACGAGCACGTTGAAGCGTTCGCCCGCAAGGGTGGTGACGATTTCCTCGGACTCGTGGGTTTCGCCGTCCGCGAAGGTCTTGGCCACGGGGCAGTCGCGGCAGGGCTCGCTGCGTCCCTTGAACACGGCGTGGCAGAGTTCGCCGGGGTCGCCTCCGAAGTCCTGCAGGAAGCGGCGGTTGGCCTCCACGAGCTTGAAGTCGCGGTCCTGCACCGTGATGTAGCAGGGCACGGCGTCGAAGAGCTGGCGGTAGCGCTCGCGCGACTGGCGCAGCTCCTCCTGGAGTCGGTTGACCTCCTGCACGTCCACGGAAATTTCCAGCACCAGCTCCACGTCCGCGTCCTCGCCCACGCCCTTGATGGGCGCCGTGTGCACGATGACGGGGATGTCCGAGCCGTCGCGGCCCGTGAGGATTTCCCGGCTGCGCTGGCCCTTGCCCGTGCGGAAGGTCTTGCCCACAGGGCATTCCTCGTCGTCGGGCTTGCGGTCGCAGTAGGCGTCCCAGCTGTTCGCGCCCACGAAGTCGCCCAGGCGGTCGCGGTAGTGCTGGTTGATGGCGATGATCTCGAGGTAGGCGTTGTGCACGGACACGAAGCAGGGCAGCTCGTTGAAGATGGACTCGCCCGCGTCCACGTCCGTGGTCAGCTGGCCCATGGCCTCGGTGAGTCCTTCGAGCACCTGGCGGGTGGCCAGCCTGCGTTCGGCGTGGAGCAGCTTGGCGGACTTCTCGGCCACGAGCCGTTCCAGGTTCTCCGTGTGCTCGCGGAGCTGGCGGCGCATGGCGATGCGGTCTTCGGCGCGCTTGAGGGCCACTTCCAGGGCGTCGTGGTTGATGGGCTTGGTGATGAAGTCCGTGGCGTCGAGCTTGAGGCTGGCGATGGCCAGGTTCATGTCGCCGTGCCCGGTGATCATGATCACTTCCGTTTCCGGCTCGATGGCCTTGATGGCCTGGAGCAGCTCCAGCCCATCCATGCCCGGCATCTTGATGTCCGTGAGCACGATGGGCGCGCGCAAGGCCTGGAAGCGTTCCAGGGCTTCTTCCGCGTTCGAGGCGGTGTGGACCTCGTAGCCGATGTCCGTGAGCGAGATGCCCAGAACGCGGCGCAGGCCGTCCTCGTCGTCAACCAGAAGAAGCTTCTTGTCCATGCTGCTGATGTGCCCGATTTTGCGCGTAAGGTGAGACGGGGGTACCGTTCCTGAAAATGCAGAGGAACGGTACCCTCCTGAAAATATTGCCTGTTTTCTAGCCGCTCTTAGCCGATGGCGTCCTGCACGATCTTCAGCACCTGATCGGGATCAAAGGGCTTGTTCACGGTGGCCACGGCCTTGCGAATGGCCAGGTGGATGCCGGAAAGTCCGCTGATGACGATGACGGGGGTGTCCATGAGCTCGGGATCCTGGTTGAACTTGCGGTAGAACCGAGGCCCCCACTCGTCGGGCATCTCCAGGTCCAGGGTCACCAGGTCGGGCTTCTCGTCCTTCATGACCACCAGGGCCTCCACGCCGTCGCTGGCGGAACAGGTCTCGTAGCCGTTGTCCTCGAAAAGGGTGACAAGATAGTCCACGATGTTCTGATCGTCGTCGACGACCATGATCTTCTTGCTCATCGGAGCCTCCATGGGATGTTCGTGTATATGTCGTTCCGAATGTCTCCGGTCAGGACGTTCCCCTGCCGCCGATCAATTCGGCGGCGAGCCGGAGCAGACGGTTGGGATTCGGTGGTTTTTCTTCGTAGGCCGCCGGTTCCGGGAGGGTCAGCCCCCGTCCCGCGGCCACGGTTCTGAGGGAATGCAGGAAGGTTCTCGCCTCCACGGCCGACACGACGATCACGGGCGTCGCGTTCAGTTCGGGGTCGGACTGAAGCCCCTGGTACATGGTCACCCCGCCTTCGCCGGGCATCATCAGGTCCAGGGTGATCAGGTCGGGACGCTCCTTGCGCGCGGCCTCCAGGCCCTTGTCCCCGTTCGGGGCGCAGACGACTTCGTATCCGGCCGTCTTGAAGGCGGTGCTCAGGAACACGCGCAGGTGCAGTTCGTCATCGACGACGAGAACCTTCCCTCGGGTCATGCATTCTCCGGGCGGCTAGTCGGCCACCTTGTCCGGATGGTTGACGCTGGCCACGGGGCAGGGAGCGCGGAGGACCACTTCCTCCACGGTGCTGCCGAACTCGGCCTCGTCCGGATTGGAGTATTCGCGGGCGTGGTGGGCCATGACGATGAGGTCGGCCTGCTTGGCCCGCGCGTACTTCAGAATCTCGACATAGGGGGTGCCTTCCCAGATGGCCACTTCGTAGTTGTCGAAGCCGTCCATTTTGCTCAGGTACCTTTCCTTGATCTTCTGTTCGGCTTCCTTGACGCGCTGCTCGATCTCGCCCTGGGTCGGCGCCTTGCCGCCCGCGTAGGACGCGGAGAGATCGTAGGCGTGGAAGATGTAGAGCCTTGCTCCCACGGCCTCGGCGGACTTCATGGCGTACATGAAGGCGGAGTCGGAAGCCTTGGAGAAGTCCGTGGCCACCACGATGTTGGAGAAGAGCTTCCAGCAGGTGGTGCAGGGGCGCGAGATGATCGCCACGGGGCAGCGGGCGCGCTTGGCCACCTTGCGCAGGGTCTCGCCTGCCACGCCGCGGTAGCGGGTGGAGCTGACGTCCTCGGCGCGGGTGTTGGAGCCCATGATGATCAGATCGGCGTCCTCGGCGCGGGCCTGGCGCAGGATCTCGCGGTAGGGCACGCCCACGCCGGTCTCGATGCGCACGTTGACCTGGTCGGAAAGCTCCTCGTAGTAGGACTTGATCTCTTCCTTGACCAGGGCCACGTAGTTCTCGTCGTACATCTCCTCCAGCTCGCCGGTCTTCACGTCCGTGACCTGGGTGGAAAAGCCGCGGGTGGGCACGCCGAGCACGTGGAAGACCACGAGTTCGGCGTCGTATTTCATCGCCATGTCGAAGGCGACCTTGGCTGCGTTGTCGCAGGCGGGAGAGGCCGTCGTGGCGAAAAGGATCTTCTTGTAGTACATGCTACCTCCCAATTTTGCATTGCATGGGGGTTCCGTGGAAGCCCAGCTCCCAGGTGACGCCCTCGATGAACTCGAACAGGCTGTACACTGTCTCGAACTCGAAGCTGTCGACCTTGTCTCCGAGGACCACGTGCCGCAGCGGCCCCAGGCTCAGGGGCACGTCCAGCAGGTCTTCGAGCTGGATGAACCGGATTTCGGAGCGGCCTTCCGGGCCGACGCCCATGAGGGAGGTGTAGATCTCCATCCTGGGCTTGCCGGGAAAACCGATCATCTCCACGGTCCGGAACAGTTCCAGCCGGTCCGTACCCGGCGACGTGCAGCCGCTTGCGGCGGCTTTTACGGCCCGCTCGAGCAGGGTCGGAAAAAAGGCGTTCAGCTCCTGGAGCACGGGATAGCGCTCCGCCATGCGGAAGAAACTGCGCAGGGAGTAGCCGTCGGCCAGCGTCACCGCGGCGTTGAGGTGCCGCAGCGGGGTGGTTTCGACGGTCTTGCCGCCTTCGAGGAGCGCGCCGTCCGCGCGGAGTACGATGGCGTTCATTTTCCCTACCGATACAGTTCTCTTCGAAAAAAGGCCAGAGGTGTAGAACCCCTGGCCGGTCTTTCTACTCGTCCGCAGGCTTGAGATGGTCGGGAATGATGGCCATCTCGATGAGCAAGGGCTTCAGGAAGCTCCACTTGATGCCGATTTCGTACTCTTCCTCAAGGTCGCGGATGGCGTCCCAGCAGTTGTGGCAGGGGGCGATGACCAGCTCGGCGCCTGTGGCCAGGATCTGGTCGCGCTTGCACTTGAGCGCCACGTTGCGCTGCGGGCGATACTTGCCCACGCCGTTGAATCCGCCGCCGCCGCCGCAGCAGTAGTTGTGCTCGCGGTTGGGGGTCATCTCGACGAAGTAGCCGGGCTCCACCAGGTAGTCCATGATCTCGCGCACCTTGTCGGCCATGCCGTGGTTGCGGATGTAGTTGCAGGAATCCTGGTAGGTGGTCTTGACCTTGATGCGCTTGGCAGGGTCGATCTTGAGCTTGCCCGTGGTCAGGATCTCGTGGACCCATTCCGTGTAGTGGATGTAGGGCGCGGGCGGGTTTCCGTCCTTGCGTCCGGCCCAGTAGGGGCCTTCCACCACGGTGGCGCGGTGGGCGTGGCCGCACTCGGTGCCGATGACGCGCTTGGGACGCAGCCGCTCGATGGCGGCGTAGACCGTTTCCACCTGGAGCTTGCAGGCTTCCCAGTCGCCCGCGAACATGGACAGGCTGGTCTGCTCCCAGCCGGTGCTGGGCACGGTCCAGTTCTCGCCGGTGATGTGGAAGAGGATGGCCGCCTCGGCCAGGTCTTCCGGGTAGTGCTTGGGCTCGCGGGCGTTGCAGGTGTACATGATGTCCGCGTCTTCCTTGTCGACGGGGATCTCGATGCCCGGCCATTCGTCCTCGGTTTCCTCGGCCATCCACTCGCAGGTTTCGACCCAGTCTTCGCTGGTCACGTCCATCTGGGCGCGGTAGATGCGGTGCATGCCGGAGCCGATCTTCAGCTCCCACGGCACGAAGCCCTGGGAGTTGAGCAGGCCGCGCAGGTAGCCGAACATGACGCCCATGTCGATGCCGTAGGGGCAGAAGCTGCCGCAGCGGTTGCAGCAGGTGCACTTGGACCAGGCCGTGTCCATGCAGTAGCGCATGAACTCGTTGTCCACGGGGAGGTTCTTCTCGGCCCGGCGGACCATCTCG from Paucidesulfovibrio longus DSM 6739 encodes the following:
- a CDS encoding response regulator — protein: MDKKLLLVDDEDGLRRVLGISLTDIGYEVHTASNAEEALERFQALRAPIVLTDIKMPGMDGLELLQAIKAIEPETEVIMITGHGDMNLAIASLKLDATDFITKPINHDALEVALKRAEDRIAMRRQLREHTENLERLVAEKSAKLLHAERRLATRQVLEGLTEAMGQLTTDVDAGESIFNELPCFVSVHNAYLEIIAINQHYRDRLGDFVGANSWDAYCDRKPDDEECPVGKTFRTGKGQRSREILTGRDGSDIPVIVHTAPIKGVGEDADVELVLEISVDVQEVNRLQEELRQSRERYRQLFDAVPCYITVQDRDFKLVEANRRFLQDFGGDPGELCHAVFKGRSEPCRDCPVAKTFADGETHESEEIVTTLAGERFNVLVQTAPILDAAGRVEQVMELSTDITQIRRLQDHLTNLGLLLGTVSHGVKGLLTALDGGIYRVDSGFKKGNEKQVQAGWKVVRQMVGRIRAMVLDILYYAKKRDLRWERVDALEFANQVADIAEAKAQDNGISFIRDFAPDLGEFEVDPGIVSSALVNLLENAVDACLMDKSGAKGEAGSAKDHVIRFHLSERGDDVLFGIEDNGMGMDQETRNKLFTLFFSSKGDRGTGLGLFMSNQIVEQHGGSIVVESEPGKGSRFTVRLPKVLAQSAKTSQTRETESGQACAD
- the divK gene encoding DVU0259 family response regulator domain-containing protein, giving the protein MSKKIMVVDDDQNIVDYLVTLFEDNGYETCSASDGVEALVVMKDEKPDLVTLDLEMPDEWGPRFYRKFNQDPELMDTPVIVISGLSGIHLAIRKAVATVNKPFDPDQVLKIVQDAIG
- a CDS encoding response regulator — translated: MTRGKVLVVDDELHLRVFLSTAFKTAGYEVVCAPNGDKGLEAARKERPDLITLDLMMPGEGGVTMYQGLQSDPELNATPVIVVSAVEARTFLHSLRTVAAGRGLTLPEPAAYEEKPPNPNRLLRLAAELIGGRGTS
- a CDS encoding universal stress protein, which codes for MYYKKILFATTASPACDNAAKVAFDMAMKYDAELVVFHVLGVPTRGFSTQVTDVKTGELEEMYDENYVALVKEEIKSYYEELSDQVNVRIETGVGVPYREILRQARAEDADLIIMGSNTRAEDVSSTRYRGVAGETLRKVAKRARCPVAIISRPCTTCWKLFSNIVVATDFSKASDSAFMYAMKSAEAVGARLYIFHAYDLSASYAGGKAPTQGEIEQRVKEAEQKIKERYLSKMDGFDNYEVAIWEGTPYVEILKYARAKQADLIVMAHHAREYSNPDEAEFGSTVEEVVLRAPCPVASVNHPDKVAD
- the hmcF gene encoding sulfate respiration complex iron-sulfur protein HmcF, translated to MPEGTLCNKKPINTKEELDALLADKGGKVYYEEMKSLEVDMDKLKASFKNTLKSRTRTWLDMCAHCGLCADSCFLYNVNKRDPKQVPSYKIQSTLGEMVRRAEKNLPVDNEFMRYCMDTAWSKCTCCNRCGSFCPYGIDMGVMFGYLRGLLNSQGFVPWELKIGSGMHRIYRAQMDVTSEDWVETCEWMAEETEDEWPGIEIPVDKEDADIMYTCNAREPKHYPEDLAEAAILFHITGENWTVPSTGWEQTSLSMFAGDWEACKLQVETVYAAIERLRPKRVIGTECGHAHRATVVEGPYWAGRKDGNPPAPYIHYTEWVHEILTTGKLKIDPAKRIKVKTTYQDSCNYIRNHGMADKVREIMDYLVEPGYFVEMTPNREHNYCCGGGGGFNGVGKYRPQRNVALKCKRDQILATGAELVIAPCHNCWDAIRDLEEEYEIGIKWSFLKPLLIEMAIIPDHLKPADE